In Magnolia sinica isolate HGM2019 chromosome 12, MsV1, whole genome shotgun sequence, a single genomic region encodes these proteins:
- the LOC131221972 gene encoding probable F-actin-capping protein subunit beta isoform X2, which translates to MRLFFFFWANAQTDRLYNRDIYSYRYYEGRISSVYMWEDNEDFVACFLIKKHGSKSGHRQRSYLQKGAWDAIHVIEVGPEEEGTTQYCLIIVMLSLTTDDKSLRFLIIWLCFVQGLRYSHDLFNYKFWVDTQVLRNCINVVEVTQNQNFFKL; encoded by the exons ATGAGATTGTTCTTCTTTTTCTG GGCCAATGCTCAAACAGATAGGCTGTACAACAGAGACATTTATTCATATAG GTATTATGAAGGGAGAATTTCATCAGTATACATGTGGGAAGATAATGAAGACTTTGTGGCTTGCTTCTTAATAAAGAAAC ATGGCTCAAAGTCAGGGCATCGCCAAAGAAGCTATTTGCAAAAAGGTGCATGGGATGCTATTCATGTTATTGAA GTGGGCCCTGAGGAAGAGGGAACAACTCAGTACTGCTTAATTATTGTCATGCTATCATTGACCACAGACGACAAGTCATTAAGATTTCTCATAATTTGGCTGTGTTTTGTACAGGGTCTAAGATACTCTCATGATTTATTCAACTATAAGTTTTGG GTTGATACACAGGTGCTGAGAAATTGTATAAATGTAGTAGAAGTGACTCAAAATCAAAACTTTTTCAAGTTGTGA
- the LOC131221975 gene encoding putative pentatricopeptide repeat-containing protein At5g40405 has product MPSLTSIISRQNPKVIEFLEICNSLNQIKQIHAQMLVTGLVNNPLFLGKFIASISLKPPQNLNYSHQLLIHHSQTPPNLFTLNTMIRAHSKGPTPHHSFHFYRQILQSNLPPDNYTFTFLVRTCATVSSLGAGPAVHGAVMRRGFGADAHVQSGLIHMYAELGSFGPAQRLFLEIAHPDLVTQTAMVGACASSGDIEFARELFDEMPHRDPIAWNAMITGYAHRGKSREALHLFNLMQLEGVKVNEATMVLVLSACAHLGALDQGRWAHVYIERNRLQMTVTLGTALIDMYSKCGHMTRAMEVFWGMRDRNVYTWSSVMSGLAMNGAGERCLEIFSLMQEEGISPNEITFISILRGCSVAGLVDKGREYFDSMSHMYGLEPRLEHYGCMVDLYGRAGQLTEAADFINNMPVKPHVGAWGALLNACRIHRNLELGEFALSKIVELERGNDGAYVLLSNLYADTRNWDGVSNVRKLMKVNGVRKEPGCSVIEVGGEIHEFFVGSKTHPRYGEIEMMLEEMYRKLRLAGYVAHTEQVLFDIEEEEKEDALYRHSEKVAISFGLVSLDEGVAIRIVKNLRVCRDCHDATKMISKVFNREIVVRDRNRFHHFKDGECSCMDYW; this is encoded by the coding sequence ATGCCGTCTCTAACATCTATTATTTCCCGACAAAACCCAAAAGTGATAGAATTCCTAGAAATATGCAACTCTCTCAATCAAATCAAGCAAATCCACGCCCAAATGCTCGTAACCGGCCTTGTCAACAATCCTCTGTTCCTTGGGAAATTCATTGCTTCTATTTCCCTGAAACCCCCTCAAAACCTTAACTATTCCCATCAACTCCTCATCCATCATTCCCAAACCCCACCTAACCTTTTCACCTTAAACaccatgatcagggcccactcCAAGGGCCCCACACCCCACCACAGCTTCCATTTCTACCGCCAAATCCTCCAATCAAACCTCCCCCCTGACAACTACACCTTCACCTTCCTCGTCCGCACGTGCGCCACGGTCTCCTCACTTGGTGCCGGCCCTGCGGTACATGGCGCTGTTATGCGTCGTGGCTTCGGGGCCGATGCGCATGTCCAGAGCGGGCTGATTCACATGTATGCGGAATTGGGTTCCTTCGGCCCTGCCCAACGGCTCTTTTTGGAGATCGCCCATCCGGATTTGGTGACCCAGACGGCGATGGTGGGTGCCTGTGCAAGCTCTGGGGATATTGAATTCGCACGGgagctgtttgatgaaatgccgcATAGAGACCCCATCGCATGGAACGCAATGATCACAGGGTATGCTCACCGCGGGAAGTCGAGGGAGGCCCTGCATTTGTTCAATTTGATGCAATTGGAGGGCGTGAAGGTCAACGAGGCAACGATGGTTTTGGTCCTTTCGGCATGCGCACACTTAGGGGCGTTGGATCAGGGCAGGTGGGCTCACGTCTACATAGAGAGAAATAGACTCCAAATGACAGTGACTCTGGGTACTGCACTCATAGACATGTACTCAAAGTGTGGCCACATGACCAGAGCTATGGAAGTCTTTtgggggatgagagataggaatgTCTATACGTGGAGCAGTGTCATGAGTGGATTAGCCATGAATGGTGCTGGCGAGAGATGCCTTGAGATATTCTCTCTAATGCAAGAAGAAGGAATTTCACCAAACGAAATCACTTTCATCTCTATTCTTCGCGGCTGCAGTGTGGCTGGACTGGTTGACAAGGGCCGTGAATACTTTGACTCGATGAGCCACATGTACGGACTTGAACCCAGGCTTGAGCACTACGGGTGCATGGTTGACTTGTACGGTCGAGCTGGACAGTTAACGGAAGCGGCCGACTTCATCAACAACATGCCTGTCAAGCCTCATGTGGGTGCATGGGGGGCTTTGCTCAATGCTTGCAGAATTCATAGGAATCTTGAACTGGGTGAATTTGCATTGAGTAAGATTGTTGAGTTAGAGCGTGGAAATGACGGGGCATATGTACTTCTGTCGAATTTGTATGCTGATACTAGGAACTGGGATGGAGTCAGCAATGTGAGGAAGCTGATGAAGGTGAATGGGGTGAGGAAAGAGCCTGGCTGTAGTGTTATAGAGGTTGGTGGTGAGATTCACGAGTTCTTTGTGGGGAGTAAAACACACCCAAGATATGGAGAGATTGAGATGATGTTGGAAGAGATGTATAGGAAGTTGAGGTTGGCAGGGTATGTGGCCCATACAGAGCAAGTCCTGTTTGAtatagaagaagaggagaaggagGATGCTTTGTATAGGCATAGTGAGAAGGTAGCCATTTCATTTGGGTTGGTTAGTTTGGATGAAGGTGTGGCCATAAGGATTGTGAAGAACCTTAGGGTGTGCAGGGATTGCCATGATGCTACAAAGATGATTTCAAaggttttcaatagggagattgtTGTGAGGGATAGGAATAGGTTTCACCATTTTAAGGATGGGGAGTGTTCTTGTATGGATTATTGGTGA
- the LOC131221972 gene encoding probable F-actin-capping protein subunit beta isoform X1, whose translation MRTNENIDLWYYFNRANAQTDRLYNRDIYSYRYYEGRISSVYMWEDNEDFVACFLIKKHGSKSGHRQRSYLQKGAWDAIHVIEVGPEEEGTTQYCLIIVMLSLTTDDKSLRFLIIWLCFVQGLRYSHDLFNYKFWVDTQVLRNCINVVEVTQNQNFFKL comes from the exons ATGAGGACTAATGAAAACATTGATTTATGGTACTATTTCAACAGGGCCAATGCTCAAACAGATAGGCTGTACAACAGAGACATTTATTCATATAG GTATTATGAAGGGAGAATTTCATCAGTATACATGTGGGAAGATAATGAAGACTTTGTGGCTTGCTTCTTAATAAAGAAAC ATGGCTCAAAGTCAGGGCATCGCCAAAGAAGCTATTTGCAAAAAGGTGCATGGGATGCTATTCATGTTATTGAA GTGGGCCCTGAGGAAGAGGGAACAACTCAGTACTGCTTAATTATTGTCATGCTATCATTGACCACAGACGACAAGTCATTAAGATTTCTCATAATTTGGCTGTGTTTTGTACAGGGTCTAAGATACTCTCATGATTTATTCAACTATAAGTTTTGG GTTGATACACAGGTGCTGAGAAATTGTATAAATGTAGTAGAAGTGACTCAAAATCAAAACTTTTTCAAGTTGTGA